A part of Desulfofundulus salinus genomic DNA contains:
- a CDS encoding TerC family protein: protein MEWLSTQNLFAILTIIIADLLLAGDNALVIGLACRGLPPVQKRRALLWGTGGAVVLRIILTCGVTLLLAIPFLQAAGGILLTWVALKLLLPHKEVGVDAAENLTGAIKTIIIADVVMSLDNVLAVAAAAHGSIALVVFGLVLSIPIVIFGSQLVSLLVERYPILIFAGAGVLAWTAGKMLVEDRVVHRLVSNIDYVPVEIIIPTGVTLLVLGAGWYLKRRGHKQAPLKRGVPTQQG, encoded by the coding sequence ATGGAATGGCTGAGCACCCAAAACCTGTTCGCCATACTTACTATTATCATTGCCGACTTATTGCTTGCCGGCGATAACGCCCTGGTCATTGGCCTGGCCTGCCGGGGGCTGCCGCCGGTACAAAAACGCCGGGCTCTCCTTTGGGGTACGGGCGGTGCGGTTGTCCTGCGCATCATTTTAACTTGCGGCGTGACTTTGCTGCTTGCCATCCCCTTCCTGCAGGCGGCCGGGGGAATATTGTTAACCTGGGTGGCCTTGAAATTATTGTTGCCGCACAAAGAAGTGGGCGTTGATGCCGCAGAGAATCTCACCGGTGCCATAAAAACTATTATTATAGCCGATGTGGTAATGAGCCTGGACAATGTGCTGGCCGTAGCCGCTGCGGCCCACGGGAGCATTGCGCTGGTTGTCTTTGGGCTTGTCTTAAGTATTCCCATTGTCATTTTTGGCAGCCAGTTAGTTTCCCTGCTGGTGGAAAGGTACCCCATTCTTATTTTTGCCGGGGCTGGTGTGCTGGCCTGGACGGCCGGCAAAATGCTGGTGGAAGACAGGGTGGTGCACCGGCTGGTTTCGAACATTGATTATGTACCGGTGGAAATTATTATCCCGACCGGGGTAACCCTGCTCGTGCTGGGTGCCGGTTGGTACCTTAAGCGGCGCGGGCATAAGCAGGCGCCACTTAAGCGGGGGGTACCTACCCAACAGGGGTAA
- a CDS encoding TlpA family protein disulfide reductase produces the protein MNKRLFSVVILSVIVVSLIAAYAYVWSGGKERGKDGTPPAATGNKESGVPVGTEVGQRAPDFTLTTTGGKEVSLSNFRGRPVVLNFWATWCPPCREEMPAIQSFYEKRGGEIQVLAVNLTASEKSAAHVKDFLKAGGFTFPVLLDTRNTTAQEYLVRAIPTTFFIDREGIIRGIHTGPMTLEMLEKAVEK, from the coding sequence GTGAATAAGAGGCTGTTTTCTGTGGTCATCCTCTCTGTGATAGTTGTTAGCCTTATCGCCGCTTATGCTTACGTTTGGTCGGGCGGCAAGGAAAGGGGGAAGGACGGCACACCGCCCGCCGCAACCGGCAACAAGGAGAGTGGTGTTCCTGTGGGCACGGAAGTGGGCCAGCGGGCTCCCGACTTCACCCTGACCACCACCGGCGGGAAGGAGGTTTCCCTTTCCAACTTCAGGGGCCGGCCGGTGGTGCTCAATTTCTGGGCTACCTGGTGCCCTCCCTGCCGGGAGGAGATGCCGGCCATCCAGAGTTTCTATGAAAAAAGGGGCGGGGAAATTCAGGTGCTGGCGGTTAACCTCACGGCCAGCGAAAAATCCGCCGCCCATGTAAAGGACTTTTTAAAAGCCGGCGGCTTCACCTTCCCGGTTTTGCTGGACACCCGCAACACTACGGCCCAGGAATACCTGGTGCGGGCCATTCCCACCACCTTCTTTATTGACCGGGAAGGCATCATCCGGGGGATCCATACCGGGCCCATGACCCTGGAGATGCTGGAGAAGGCTGTGGAAAAATAG
- a CDS encoding (Fe-S)-binding protein: MSIFDGLAAVEEEILKCMKCGNCQAVCPLYQESRREPAVARGKIRLAAAVLEGKLEPTAGLAECFALCLTCLACVASCPSGVKVDRIILAARTALTQRKGLPFIKKTVFTGLSRPRLFDLGVKTAARIQGLLFKHIEPGKMQPRFPIGLELRRILPPLAPVPFRGQVAEKHTVERPVATVAFFTGCMTNYLYPGIGQATLRVLKAHGVDVIIPRLQHCCGAPILYSGAADLALEMARSHVDLFSSIQADAIITVCGTCGEAFKHLYPELLDGVSGHGDRAREVAAKILDITQFLHKLPFDPKLFKALELAVTYHQPCHLGRGLGVVQEPLSIIRSIPGVNYLPLKEPARCCGNAGSFSLTHYDLSYQILTRKLKDIEGTGAQLVVTGCPACRMHLTDGLTQQQMPQKVVHTVELLARSLDEE; encoded by the coding sequence ATGAGCATTTTTGACGGGCTGGCGGCGGTGGAAGAAGAAATACTTAAATGCATGAAATGCGGCAACTGCCAGGCTGTTTGCCCTTTATACCAGGAATCCCGGCGGGAACCGGCCGTGGCCCGGGGAAAAATCCGCCTGGCCGCGGCGGTCCTGGAGGGCAAACTGGAACCAACGGCCGGGCTGGCCGAGTGCTTCGCCCTTTGTCTCACCTGCCTGGCCTGCGTAGCTTCGTGTCCCTCCGGCGTGAAGGTGGACCGGATCATCCTGGCCGCCAGAACGGCCCTGACCCAGAGGAAAGGACTGCCCTTCATAAAGAAGACCGTGTTTACCGGCCTCAGCCGCCCCCGCCTTTTTGATCTGGGGGTAAAAACCGCCGCCCGCATACAGGGACTGCTATTTAAACACATTGAGCCGGGAAAGATGCAGCCCCGCTTCCCTATCGGCCTGGAACTGCGCCGGATCCTTCCTCCTCTGGCACCGGTTCCCTTCCGGGGCCAGGTGGCGGAAAAGCATACGGTCGAGCGACCCGTGGCCACGGTGGCTTTCTTTACCGGATGTATGACCAATTACCTGTATCCCGGGATCGGACAGGCCACCCTGCGCGTCCTGAAGGCCCACGGGGTGGACGTGATTATCCCCCGGCTGCAGCACTGCTGCGGCGCTCCCATCCTTTATAGCGGGGCGGCGGACTTGGCCCTGGAGATGGCCAGGTCCCACGTGGATTTGTTCAGCAGTATACAGGCCGACGCCATCATCACCGTGTGCGGGACGTGCGGGGAAGCCTTTAAACACCTGTACCCGGAACTGTTGGATGGTGTCTCAGGACACGGGGACAGGGCACGGGAAGTGGCCGCCAAAATCCTTGATATAACCCAGTTCCTGCACAAGCTGCCCTTTGACCCGAAGCTGTTCAAGGCGCTGGAATTAGCCGTCACCTACCACCAGCCCTGTCACCTGGGCCGCGGTCTGGGCGTGGTGCAGGAACCCCTTTCCATCATCCGGAGCATTCCCGGGGTCAATTACCTGCCCCTGAAGGAACCGGCCCGGTGCTGCGGCAATGCCGGCTCCTTCAGCCTGACCCATTACGATTTGTCCTATCAGATTCTCACTCGCAAGTTAAAAGATATCGAAGGAACCGGCGCACAACTGGTAGTTACCGGTTGTCCCGCCTGCCGGATGCACCTGACCGACGGGCTAACCCAGCAGCAGATGCCCCAGAAAGTGGTGCACACGGTGGAGCTGCTGGCCAGGTCCCTTGATGAAGAGTAA